ATGCGCTTTTGGAAAAAGGCGCGAACGTAACCGGGTTGACAATGAGCAGCCCTGATCCCTCTGACAGGAATATCAGGTGGGTGACCGGCGACATTACTGACAGGGGATCCATAAAGGATGTTTGCGAAGATATTGACGTCGTTTATCATCTTGCGGCGATATCAAATGTCCCAAAGTCCATACAAAACCCGCTTTTGACCTTTAATACTAACACTTTTGGCACGGTAAATCTTCTGGAAGAAGCCCGATTATCCGGGAATGTCAAGTTCGTTTACATAAGCAGCGCCCACGTTTACGGGCCGCCGAAATACCTGCCTGTCGATGAGTCTCATCCTCTGAACCCGAGAGAGCCATATGCCGCCAGCAAGATAGCATCGGAGAACATAGTCCAGGCATACGGGAATGCTTACGGGCTGGACTATGCGATAATAAGGCCGTTTAACGTATTCGGGCCGGGCCAGGATGAGAGCTTCCTGATACCGGGGGTTATTGCACAGGCATTGAGGAATAAAGAGATAAAAGTGGGAAATACCGAGCCTACGAGAGACTTTTTGTTCGTTAAGGATTGTGTCGGAGGGTTCCTGGCAATTGCAGAAAAAGGCTCAGGAATATTCAATATCGGTTCGGGGAATGAGATAAGGATATCCAATGTCGTCGAAAAAATAAGGGACCTGATAGACAGTTCTATCCCCATCAAGAGCGATGAGAGCAGGATCAGGGGCGGAAAGGTCGAGATCCCGAGAATGTGCGCGAACATTGAAAAACTAAATGGATTAGGATGGTATCCTGAGATCGGTTTTGATGAAGGCCTGACACAGTGTATAAATAAAAACCGGGAAATATTTTGACAATAGATCCAAGCTTTAAGCTTATTAAATATCATGTTTTATTAAAAAATTTCTTGTAGGGGGAGAACATACTTGGATTTAAGAAAAATTCAAATCGATAAAAACAGCCATCCGATTTTAAATATTATTGCACCAGTATTGATATTTTTAACAGCTTTTATTCCGCGTGCTTTATCGCTTGGCACAACATTGACCTCCGATGAAAGATTTTGGCTGGAGCGTTCCCCTTCATTTATATCGGCATTGATGGACCAGAACCTTACTGGAACATATCAGTCCGTTCATCCCGGCGTGACTTTAATGTGGCTGTCAGGCACGTCATTACAATTATTTTATAATGAAGCTATGGAATTTTCAGAAAAATTGTTCTTCGCCAGCATTCCCGTCGCGCTTGCGACCACGATCGGCATTGTCATCGCATATTACCTGTTAAAAAAGATATTTAATACAGAGATAGCGTTCGTATGTGCCGTCTTGCTTGCACTGGAGCCTTTTCTCGTCGCACATTCGAGAGTAGTCCAGCTAGACGCCCTTGTAAGCACTTTTATGATATTGTCAGTGCTGTCGTTGATAGCTTATTTAAAGTACAACGACAGGAAAATTTATCTTTATTCTACCGGGATTTTTACGGGACTTGCATTATTGACAAAATTATCTGCAATATTTTTATTGCCTTTTATCATATTTGCGATAATAACATGGTACTTATTGGATATTTTAGGTCCGGAACATAAGAATGTGTTAAGTAAAGAAAATATCTCAAACTGGATTAAGATATTATTGTCATTAGGCATCATCATCGTACTTACATACGTGATCCTCTGGCCGTCGATGTGGGTCGCGCCCCTGGAGACGCTTCAATATGTCTTCGGCGGTGTCGAATGGGCTGCTACAACACCTCATGGATCAGGATTTTATATGGGAGAGATCTCAGACGGCAATTATGATGCCAGTTTTTATCCTGTAGCCATTCTAATGAGAGCAACCCCGATAATTTTATTTTCCGCTTTCCTGTCATTATTCTATCTGGGAATGAACATTCATAAAAGAGGTGTCTCAGACAACGAAAAAGTAATGATACTGATCGTTTCATTTATACTATTGTTTATCGTACAAATGACGCTGGGCGATAAGAAATTCGACAGGTACATATTGCCGGTTTTCCCCGCATTAGGAATCCTGGCATCTATCGGGCTTTGCTCATTCGCGAATACAGTATATGAAAGATCGCCGAATTTTAGCTTTAACGGGATAAATATTAAAGAGAGGATCAATAAGAAAACAGTATTATCAATACTACTTCTGGCCATAGCGCTTATTCAGGCAACTACCCTGATATCGCTGCACCCATATTGTTTATCATACTTCAATCCGCTTGCGTTCGGAGGCCCGTCGAATGCCACGAATATGCTTGTTGTCGGATGGGGAGAAGGCGGAGATCTGGCTGCTAAGTACCTTAATGAAA
The nucleotide sequence above comes from Methanooceanicella nereidis. Encoded proteins:
- a CDS encoding NAD-dependent epimerase/dehydratase family protein, which encodes MSGINMTWAGKNVLITGASGFIGRYLVDALLEKGANVTGLTMSSPDPSDRNIRWVTGDITDRGSIKDVCEDIDVVYHLAAISNVPKSIQNPLLTFNTNTFGTVNLLEEARLSGNVKFVYISSAHVYGPPKYLPVDESHPLNPREPYAASKIASENIVQAYGNAYGLDYAIIRPFNVFGPGQDESFLIPGVIAQALRNKEIKVGNTEPTRDFLFVKDCVGGFLAIAEKGSGIFNIGSGNEIRISNVVEKIRDLIDSSIPIKSDESRIRGGKVEIPRMCANIEKLNGLGWYPEIGFDEGLTQCINKNREIF
- a CDS encoding glycosyltransferase family 39 protein; translation: MTSDERFWLERSPSFISALMDQNLTGTYQSVHPGVTLMWLSGTSLQLFYNEAMEFSEKLFFASIPVALATTIGIVIAYYLLKKIFNTEIAFVCAVLLALEPFLVAHSRVVQLDALVSTFMILSVLSLIAYLKYNDRKIYLYSTGIFTGLALLTKLSAIFLLPFIIFAIITWYLLDILGPEHKNVLSKENISNWIKILLSLGIIIVLTYVILWPSMWVAPLETLQYVFGGVEWAATTPHGSGFYMGEISDGNYDASFYPVAILMRATPIILFSAFLSLFYLGMNIHKRGVSDNEKVMILIVSFILLFIVQMTLGDKKFDRYILPVFPALGILASIGLCSFANTVYERSPNFSFNGINIKERINKKTVLSILLLAIALIQATTLISLHPYCLSYFNPLAFGGPSNATNMLVVGWGEGGDLAAKYLNEKPNATDLLVADQYPGFREYFNGHSKNMSEKICYMGRVYYVDYLVFYVSAVQRDWNKEIWDLYKDKEPEKVIMINGIEYCWIYKA